From a region of the Synechococcus sp. RS9916 genome:
- a CDS encoding N-acetylmuramoyl-L-alanine amidase, with protein sequence MPSAQSRRVAFMAAALLQAASLLSALPSRAASALAAWQLTNEGVLKLRTATGARLQAFFEAGDSRRGPRVWIDFPGELSRSRSLRGSGPVKEIRLGKPTPGSTRLVVEFAPGVELDPGRLKLVGTAVDRWSMAFEGLPTRGLRSIGEGDLTRSSGRWNSGISITPSKTPVDPSGLPSVPRGRYRVVIDPGHGGPDPGAVGIGGLRETDVVLDLSLQVAQLLEAKGVQVVLTRTSEIDVDLPPRVSLANRMRADAFLSIHANAISMSRPEVNGIETFYFSDPRSARLAAHVQQQVLNVSPGSPNRGVRQGRFFVIRRTTMPSALVETGFVTGRLDAPRLADQGHRRRLSLAIAAGILNYLRGQR encoded by the coding sequence ATGCCTTCGGCGCAGTCCCGTCGTGTTGCCTTCATGGCCGCCGCTCTGCTGCAGGCGGCGAGCTTGCTCAGCGCGTTGCCTTCACGCGCTGCCAGTGCCCTGGCGGCCTGGCAGCTCACCAATGAAGGAGTGCTGAAACTCCGCACGGCGACGGGGGCCCGTCTGCAGGCCTTCTTTGAGGCCGGTGATTCGCGTCGCGGTCCTCGCGTTTGGATTGATTTCCCAGGCGAATTGAGTCGCTCCAGGTCCCTGCGGGGCAGCGGACCGGTCAAGGAAATTCGACTTGGGAAGCCCACGCCGGGTTCCACCCGACTGGTGGTCGAGTTTGCTCCTGGCGTCGAGCTTGATCCCGGTCGCCTCAAATTGGTGGGCACTGCCGTTGATCGCTGGTCGATGGCGTTTGAAGGCCTCCCCACCCGGGGTTTGCGCTCGATCGGCGAAGGGGATCTCACCCGCAGCAGCGGACGCTGGAATTCGGGGATCAGCATCACCCCATCGAAAACACCGGTCGACCCTTCCGGATTGCCAAGTGTGCCGCGGGGACGTTACCGGGTTGTGATTGATCCGGGTCACGGAGGCCCTGATCCTGGTGCGGTGGGCATTGGCGGTTTGCGGGAAACCGATGTTGTGCTCGACCTGTCGCTGCAGGTGGCGCAGCTGCTTGAAGCCAAAGGGGTGCAGGTGGTGTTGACCCGAACATCCGAAATCGATGTGGACCTACCGCCTCGGGTGTCCCTGGCCAATCGCATGCGGGCGGATGCCTTCCTCAGCATCCATGCCAATGCCATCAGCATGTCTCGCCCTGAGGTCAATGGAATTGAGACCTTCTATTTCTCTGATCCCCGTTCGGCTCGCTTGGCGGCCCACGTGCAACAGCAGGTGCTGAATGTGTCTCCGGGCAGTCCCAACCGGGGGGTGCGCCAGGGACGCTTCTTCGTGATTCGGCGCACCACCATGCCGTCGGCATTGGTGGAAACAGGGTTCGTTACCGGGCGACTGGATGCACCACGACTGGCTGATCAGGGACACCGGCGCCGATTGTCTCTTGCCATCGCTGCTGGCATCCTGAATTACCTGAGAGGACAGCGATGA
- a CDS encoding HAD family phosphatase translates to MPVPAACLFDLDGLLLDTEPLHGQAWGKAAAHFGTALSPSQLLMLRGRRRRDCAEQVVRWIEAPISCEQLLEIQQPIAKQLLPSAAANPGAEALIQWCITQAVPMALVTSSSRESVIYKTASHPWIDQIRTRVLGDDSDLKAGKPAPDPFVLAAQRLGVAPKDCWAFEDSAAGGHAAITAGCQVWILNPGGQNLDLEQLPTGGRWEAINSLNEVLERQQSGNQ, encoded by the coding sequence ATGCCTGTGCCTGCGGCCTGCCTGTTTGATCTCGATGGGCTGCTGCTCGACACCGAGCCGCTGCATGGTCAGGCCTGGGGCAAGGCAGCTGCCCATTTCGGAACGGCCCTGAGCCCGTCGCAGCTGCTGATGCTGCGGGGCCGCCGGCGGCGCGACTGCGCCGAGCAGGTGGTGCGTTGGATCGAAGCTCCGATCAGCTGCGAACAGCTTCTTGAGATTCAACAACCGATCGCCAAACAGCTGCTGCCTTCAGCCGCGGCCAATCCTGGGGCTGAAGCTCTGATCCAGTGGTGCATCACCCAAGCGGTGCCCATGGCGCTGGTGACCAGCAGTTCGCGGGAGTCGGTGATCTACAAGACTGCGTCCCATCCCTGGATCGACCAGATCAGGACCCGAGTTCTGGGGGACGATTCAGACCTCAAAGCGGGAAAACCAGCTCCAGACCCGTTTGTTCTGGCTGCCCAACGCCTCGGGGTCGCCCCGAAGGACTGCTGGGCCTTTGAAGACTCAGCTGCTGGGGGGCACGCCGCCATCACCGCAGGCTGCCAGGTGTGGATCCTCAACCCCGGCGGCCAGAACCTCGACCTCGAACAACTGCCCACCGGCGGACGCTGGGAGGCAATCAACAGCCTCAATGAGGTGCTGGAGCGGCAACAATCAGGGAATCAATGA
- the sds gene encoding solanesyl diphosphate synthase — MTTVTELLQPVELDLETLLSDLRSLIGAGHPILQAAAEHLFSAGGKKIRPGIVLLVSRALSPEGELTARHRRLAEITEMIHTASLVHDDVVDEAATRRGVATVHSRFNHRVAVLAGDFLFAQASWHLANLDDLEVVKLLSRVIMDLADGEVKQGLFRYDTGQSFETYLEKSYCKTASLIANSARAAGVLSEQTPDRLDSLYRFGRQLGLAFQVVDDILDFTGSDQQLGKPAASDLASGYLTAPALYALEEKPALGSLIEREFSEEGDLQQALELVRASDAIQRSRALAETFAREARESLEWLPESPCRRALLDLPEFVLSRLY; from the coding sequence ATGACCACCGTCACTGAGCTGTTGCAGCCGGTCGAGCTCGACCTCGAAACACTGCTCAGTGATCTGCGCAGCTTGATCGGTGCTGGTCATCCGATTCTTCAAGCTGCTGCTGAGCACCTCTTCAGTGCGGGCGGCAAGAAGATTCGCCCCGGCATTGTTCTGTTGGTTTCCAGGGCTTTATCGCCTGAGGGTGAACTCACCGCCCGCCATCGCCGCCTGGCCGAGATCACGGAAATGATCCATACGGCCTCGCTGGTGCACGACGACGTGGTCGACGAGGCAGCCACGCGCCGCGGTGTGGCCACCGTGCACAGCCGCTTCAACCACCGTGTGGCTGTGTTGGCCGGTGACTTTCTCTTTGCTCAAGCCAGTTGGCACCTGGCCAATCTTGACGACCTTGAAGTGGTCAAGCTGCTCAGCCGCGTGATCATGGATTTGGCGGATGGTGAGGTGAAGCAGGGGCTATTCCGTTACGACACCGGTCAGTCGTTCGAGACCTACCTCGAGAAGAGTTACTGCAAGACGGCATCGTTGATTGCCAACAGTGCTCGTGCCGCTGGGGTTTTGAGTGAGCAAACCCCTGACCGTCTCGATTCCCTCTACCGCTTTGGGCGTCAACTTGGTTTGGCCTTCCAAGTGGTGGATGACATCCTTGATTTCACTGGTAGTGATCAACAGCTGGGCAAACCTGCCGCCAGTGATCTGGCCAGTGGCTATCTCACTGCTCCTGCTCTGTACGCCCTGGAAGAGAAGCCTGCGCTTGGCAGCCTGATTGAACGGGAATTCAGTGAAGAGGGTGACCTCCAGCAGGCCCTCGAGCTGGTGCGGGCCTCTGATGCCATTCAGCGCAGCCGAGCGTTGGCCGAGACCTTTGCCCGTGAAGCGCGTGAATCGTTGGAGTGGTTGCCGGAGTCGCCTTGCCGCCGTGCCCTTCTCGATCTCCCCGAATTTGTGCTCAGTCGCCTGTACTGA
- the murI gene encoding glutamate racemase, translating into MSVCLGLFDSGVGGLTVLRSILQRHGPVPTVYLGDTARVPYGSRSPAEIRSIAAEVVAWLKHQHVSTVVMACNTTNALARDVAEGQAGVPVVGLIGAAAAMVRETRVGVLATPATVASGAYRQSIEALNPGTLVVQQACPNFVPLIESGDLSSQELREEAMGYLTPLLEASVEAVILGCTHYPLLEPLLRSLLPPDVRLIDPAEGVARQLDALLGYPIPGRPERPLSLENTRLCVTADPESFARRATPWLGARPIVEGISLRREG; encoded by the coding sequence ATGAGCGTCTGTCTGGGCTTGTTTGACAGCGGCGTTGGCGGGCTGACAGTCCTGCGCAGCATTCTTCAGCGCCATGGGCCCGTGCCCACGGTGTATCTCGGGGACACGGCCAGAGTTCCCTACGGCAGTCGTTCGCCGGCTGAGATCCGCTCCATTGCTGCAGAGGTGGTGGCCTGGCTGAAGCACCAGCATGTGTCCACCGTGGTGATGGCCTGCAACACCACCAATGCCTTGGCCAGGGATGTTGCTGAAGGCCAGGCTGGTGTTCCGGTGGTGGGCTTGATCGGTGCTGCCGCCGCCATGGTGCGTGAGACCCGGGTGGGGGTTTTGGCTACGCCCGCCACGGTGGCCTCGGGTGCCTACCGGCAGAGCATCGAAGCGCTCAATCCGGGGACCCTGGTGGTGCAGCAGGCCTGTCCGAACTTTGTGCCGTTGATCGAAAGCGGCGACCTGTCGAGCCAGGAGCTGCGGGAGGAGGCGATGGGCTATCTCACGCCTTTGCTTGAGGCCTCGGTGGAGGCCGTGATCCTGGGGTGCACCCACTACCCCTTGCTGGAGCCTTTGCTTCGCAGTCTTTTGCCTCCAGATGTGCGCTTGATCGACCCCGCCGAAGGGGTTGCCCGTCAGCTCGACGCGCTCCTTGGTTACCCGATCCCTGGTCGACCAGAGCGGCCGCTATCCCTGGAGAACACCCGTTTGTGCGTGACCGCTGATCCGGAGAGTTTTGCGCGCCGTGCCACTCCCTGGCTCGGGGCTCGTCCAATCGTGGAGGGCATCAGCCTGCGAAGGGAGGGCTGA